Proteins encoded in a region of the Coffea eugenioides isolate CCC68of chromosome 4, Ceug_1.0, whole genome shotgun sequence genome:
- the LOC113768504 gene encoding pre-mRNA-splicing factor ATP-dependent RNA helicase DEAH1-like isoform X1: MGDLRAWVSDKLMSLLGYSQPTVVQYVISITKKASSPAEVVNTLVELGLSSSRETQAFAQQVFARVEHKASGPSLYQQREREAAMLVRKQRAYTLIEADDEEDDAGGSVGNKSASMATQSRKEDNRNKKFRKRAEPQEDDEGDDEEVGNGKEERSVRRRTSKDDSDGSESEEERLRDQREREELERNIRERDAAGTRKLTEQKLTKKEEEEAIRRSQALENDEIETLRKVSRQEYLKKREQKKLEELRDDIEDEQYLFDGVKLTEAEYRDLRYKKEIYELVKKRTQDADDVNEYRMPEAYDQEGGVNQEKRFSVALQRYRDPNAAEKMNPFAEQEAWEEHQIGKATLKFGSKNRKQKSDEYQFVFEDQIEFIKDTIMDGENVDQESSIEELNKSIAKSAFDKLQDDRKTLPVYPYRDELLQAINNHQVLVIVGETGSGKTTQIPQYLHEAGYTKRGKIGCTQPRRVAAMSVAARVSQEMGVKLGHEVGYSIRFEDCTSETTVLKYMTDGMLLREFLGEPDLASYSVVMVDEAHERTLSTDILFGLVKDIARFRPDLKLLISSATLDAEKFSDYFDSAPIFKIPGRRFPVEIHYTKAPEADYLDAAIVTALQIHVTQPPADGDILVFLTGQEEIETAEEILKQRTRGLGTKIAELIICPIYANLPTELQAKIFEPTPEGARKVVLATNIAETSLTIDGIKYVIDPGFCKMKSYNPRTGMESLLVTPVSKASANQRAGRSGRTGPGKCFRLYTAHNYQYDLEDNTVPEIQRTNLANVVLTLKSLGIHDLLNFDFMDPPPAEALLKALELLYALGALNKLGELTKVGRRMAEFPLDPMLSKMIVASDKYKCSDEIISIAAMLSIGNSIFYRPKDKQVHADNARLNFHMGNVGDHIALLKVYSSWKETNFSTQWCYENYIQVRSMKRARDIRDQLEGLLERVEIEVTSNVNDLEAIKKAITSGFFPHSARLQKNGSYRTVKHPQTVHIHPSSGLAQVLPRWVVYHELVLTTKEYMRQVTELKPEWLVEIAPHYYQLKDVEDSTSKKMPRGEGRTS; the protein is encoded by the exons ATGGGGGACCTGAGGGCATGGGTCTCGGATAAGTTGATGTCTCTTCTCGGATATTCACAGCCTACAGTTGTTCAATATGTCATTAGTATAA CTAAAAAGGCTTCATCGCCTGCAGAAGTTGTGAATACGCTTGTAGAACTGGGGTTATCATCTTCTAGAGAAACTCAGGCATTTGCACAACAAGTTTTTGCTCGAGTGGAGCATAAGGCTTCTGGGCCAAGT CTTTATCagcaaagagagagagaggcagcAATGTTGGTCAGGAAGCAGAGGGCTTATACGCTCATAGAAGCTGATGATGAGGAGGATGATGCTGGAGGTTCAGTTGGCAATAAGTCTGCTTCTATGGCCACCCAATCCCGGAAAGAAGATAACCGTAATAAAAAGTTCAGGAAGAGGGCTGAGCCTCAGGAAGATGATGAGGGTGATGACGAG GAAGTGGGAAATGGGAAAGAAGAAAGATCTGTGAGAAGACGGACTTCCAAGGATGATAGTGACGGTTCTGAG TCAGAAGAAGAAAGATTGCGTGATCAAAGAGAAAGGGAGGAACTGGAGCGGAACATTAGAGAAAGGGATGCAGCAGGGACCAGAAAG TTGACTGagcaaaaattaacaaaaaaggaGGAAG AAGAGGCAATCCGGAGGTCACAAGCATTGGAGAATGATGAAATTGAAACTCTGAG AAAAGTTTCAAGGCAAgaatatttgaagaaaagaGAGCAAAAGAAGCTTGAGGAACTCAG agatgatattgaagatgagcAATACTTATTTGATGGTGTGAAGCTTACTGAAGCAGAATACCGTGATCTAAG ATAcaagaaagaaatatatgaGCTTGTCAAGAAGCGGACTCAGGATGCTGACGACGTTAATGAG TATAGGATGCCTGAAGCCTACGACCAAGAAGGTGGCGTAAATCAAGAGAAGAGGTTTTCTGTTGCTCTGCAGCGTTACAG GGATCCAAATGCTGCAGAAAAAATGAATCCATTTGCTGAACAAGAAGCATGGGAGGAACATCAGATAG GAAAGGCAACTCTAAAATTTGGGTCAAAAAATCGAAAGCAAAAATCTGATGAGTATCA ATTTGTTTTTGAAGACCAAATTGAGTTCATAAAGGATACAATAATGGATGGTGAAAAT GTTGATCAAGAGTCTTCCATTGAGGAACTCAACAAATCTATTGCCAAATCAGCATTTGACAAACTTCAG GATGATAGGAAAACGTTGCCTGTGTATCCATACAGAGATGAATTGCTTCAAGCTATTAATAATCATCAG GTTCTCGTTATTGTTGGAGAAACTGGTTCTGGAAAGACTACTCAGATACCTCAATATCTTCATGAGGCAGGCTATACCAAGCGCGGAAAG ATCGGATGTACCCAGCCACGTCGAGTTGCTGCTATGAGTGTTGCTGCTCGAGTTTCTCAGGAGATGGGAGTCAAGCTTGGGCACGAG GTTGGTTACTCTATTCGTTTTGAAGACTGTACATCAGAGACAACAGTTTTGAAGTACATGACGGATGGAATGTTGCTGCGGGAATTCCTGGGTGAACCCGATCTTGCTAGTTACAG TGTGGTGATGGTGGATGAGGCCCATGAAAGAACATTGTCAACTGATATTCTGTTTGGCTTGGTCAAG GATATTGCTCGATTTCGTCCTGATCTCAAGTTGCTTATTTCAAGTGCCACTCTGGATGCTGAGAAATTCAGTGACTACTTCGATTCTGCTCCAATTTTTAAAATTCCAGGACGGCGATTTCCTGTTGAGATACATTATACTAAGGCACCAGAGGCTGATTACTTGGATGCAGCAATTGTCACAGCCCTTCAGATTCATGTTACACAACCACCTGCTGATGGTGATATACTGGTATTCTTAACTGGGCAGGAGGAAATTGAAACGGCTGAGGAGATTTTGAAACAAAGAACAAGAGGATTGGGTACAAAAATAGCGGAGTTGATTATATGCCCAATATACGCCAATCTACCAACAGAACTGCAGGCCAAAATATTTGAGCCAACACCTGAAGGGGCACGCAAAGTTGTTCTTGCAACAAATATTGCAGAGACTTCATTGACAATTGATGGAATAAAATACGTTATTGATCCTGGATTTTGTAAGATGAAGTCTTATAACCCTCGCACAGGAATGGAGTCATTACTGGTCACTCCTGTCTCTAAAGCGTCAGCAAATCAACGGGCAGGTCGATCTGGACGAACTGGTCCCGGGAAGTGCTTCCGGTTATATACAGCACATAATTACCAGTATGACTTGGAAGATAATACTGTTCCTGAGATACAAAGGACAAACCTGGCTAATGTTGTGCTTACACTCAAGAGCCTTGGCATTCATGACTTGTTAAACTTTGACTTTATGGACCCACCACCGGCTGAGGCCTTATTGAAAGCCCTGGAATTGCTGTACGCATTAGGTGCACTGAATAAGCTTGGTGAGTTGACAAAGGTGGGAAGAAGAATGGCTGAGTTCCCTCTTGATCCTATGCTGTCAAAGATGATTGTTGCTTCTGACAAGTACAAATGTTCGGACGAGATAATTTCTATTGCAGCAATGCTTTCTATTGGGAATTCAATTTTTTACCGTCCAAAAGATAAACAAGTTCATGCCGACAATGCACGGTTGAATTTTCACATGGGTAATGTTGGAGATCATATTGCACTGCTTAAG GTGTACAGTTCTTGGAAGGAAACCAACTTTTCAACTCAATGGTGCTATGAGAATTATATCCAA GTCAGAAGCATGAAGCGTGCTAGAGACATAAGAGATCAGTTGGAGGGGCTATTGGAAAGGGTTGAGATTGAAGTGACATCCAATGTCAATGATTTGGAAGCTATAAAGAAGGCTATAACATCAGGCTTTTTCCCCCACTCTGCAAGGTTGCAAAAGAATGGATCATATCGAACTGTCAAACATCCGCAGACTGTTCATATTCACCCGAGTTCAGGTTTAGCTCAG GTGCTTCCAAGATGGGTTGTGTACCATGAACTGGTGTTGACAACCAAAGAGTACATGCGGCAG GTAACCGAACTAAAACCAGAATGGCTGGTAGAAATAGCTCCTCACTATTACCAGTTGAAGGATGTTGAAGACT CTACATCAAAGAAAATGCCTCGTGGAGAAGGCCGCACATCGTAG
- the LOC113768505 gene encoding UDP-glucose 6-dehydrogenase 1, with translation MVKICCIGAGYVGGPTMAVIALKCPSIEVAVVDISVSRITAWNSDQLPIYEPGLEEVVKQCRGKNLFFSNDVEKHVSEADIVFVSVNTPTKTRGLGAGKAADLTYWESAARMIADVSKSDKIVVEKSTVPVKTAEAIEKILTHNSKGINYQILSNPEFLAEGTAIQDLFNPDRVLIGGRETPQGQKAIQALKDVYAQFVPEERILCTNLWSAELSKLAANAFLAQRISSVNAMSALCEATGADVSQVSHAIGKDTRIGPKFLNASVGFGGSCFQKDILNLVYICECNGLSEVASYWKQVIKVNDYQKNRFVNRVVSSMFNTVAGKKIAILGFAFKKDTGDTRETPAIDVCKGLLTDKAHLSIYDPQVNEEQIQRDLSLNKFDWDHPVHLQPLSPTTVKQVSVAWDAYEAIKDAHGLCILTEWDEFKALDYKKIYDNMQKPAFVFDGRNVVNVEKLREIGFIVYSIGKPLDPWLKDLPAVA, from the coding sequence ATGGTGAAGATTTGTTGTATTGGAGCTGGATATGTTGGAGGTCCTACAATGGCAGTCATTGCCCTCAAGTGCCCCTCAATTGAAGTAGCTGTTGTTGATATCTCAGTTTCCCGGATCACAGCCTGGAACAGTGATCAGTTGCCCATATATGAGCCTGGCCTTGAAGAAGTAGTAAAGCAGTGCCGAGGGAAGAATCTCTTTTTCAGTAATGATGTTGAAAAGCATGTATCAGAAGCAGATATAGTCTTCGTTTCAGTTAACACCCCAACCAAAACTCGAGGCCTTGGTGCTGGCAAAGCTGCAGATCTTACATATTGGGAAAGTGCAGCTCGCATGATAGCTGATGTATCAAAATCTGACAAGATTGTTGTTGAGAAGTCTACAGTTCCAGTGAAAACAGCCGAGgcaattgagaaaatattaacTCACAACAGCAAGGGTATCAATTATCAGATTCTCTCCAACCCAGAATTCCTTGCTGAGGGTACTGCAATTCAGGATCTTTTTAATCCTGACCGTGTTCTTATTGGAGGACGAGAAACACCTCAGGGGCAGAAGGCAATTCAAGCACTTAAAGATGTCTATGCTCAGTTTGTACCTGAAGAAAGAATCCTTTGCACCAATCTCTGGTCAGCAGAGCTCTCAAAGCTTGCTGCCAATGCTTTCTTGGCCCAAAGGATCTCATCTGTCAATGCGATGTCAGCCCTCTGTGAAGCAACTGGAGCAGATGTTTCACAAGTGTCCCATGCTATTGGAAAGGACACCAGAATTGGGCCTAAATTTTTAAATGCCAGTGTTGGTTTTGGTGGTTCTTGCTTTCAGAAGGATATCCTGAACTTAGTTTAcatttgtgaatgcaatggccTCTCAGAAGTTGCTAGCTATTGGAAACAAGTGATCAAGGTAAATGACTACCAAAAAAACCGCTTTGTTAATAGGGTTGTGTCCTCCATGTTTAATACTGTTGCAGGTAAGAAGATAGCCATTCTTGGATTTGCCTTCAAGAAAGATACAGGTGATACAAGGGAGACTCCAGCTATTGATGTGTGCAAAGGGCTGCTTACAGACAAAGCTCACTTGAGCATATACGATCCGCAGGTCAATGAAGAGCAGATTCAGAGGGATCTGTCACTGAACAAGTTTGACTGGGATCACCCAGTTCACCTCCAACCACTCAGCCCTACCACGGTAAAGCAAGTCAGTGTTGCTTGGGATGCTTACGAGGCAATAAAGGATGCTCACGGTCTCTGCATTCTGACTGAGTGGGATGAATTCAAAGCTCTTGATTACAAAAAGATCTATGACAACATGCAGAAGCCTGCATTTGTTTTTGATGGTAGGAATGTTGTGAATGTGGAGAAGCTAAGAGAGATTGGATTTATTGTCTACTCCATTGGCAAACCATTAGATCCATGGCTCAAGGATCTGCCTGCTGTGGCATAA
- the LOC113768504 gene encoding pre-mRNA-splicing factor ATP-dependent RNA helicase DEAH1-like isoform X2, producing the protein MMRRMMLEVQLAISLLLWPPNPGKKITVIKSSGRGLSLRKMMREVGNGKEERSVRRRTSKDDSDGSESEEERLRDQREREELERNIRERDAAGTRKLTEQKLTKKEEEEAIRRSQALENDEIETLRKVSRQEYLKKREQKKLEELRDDIEDEQYLFDGVKLTEAEYRDLRYKKEIYELVKKRTQDADDVNEYRMPEAYDQEGGVNQEKRFSVALQRYRDPNAAEKMNPFAEQEAWEEHQIGKATLKFGSKNRKQKSDEYQFVFEDQIEFIKDTIMDGENVDQESSIEELNKSIAKSAFDKLQDDRKTLPVYPYRDELLQAINNHQVLVIVGETGSGKTTQIPQYLHEAGYTKRGKIGCTQPRRVAAMSVAARVSQEMGVKLGHEVGYSIRFEDCTSETTVLKYMTDGMLLREFLGEPDLASYSVVMVDEAHERTLSTDILFGLVKDIARFRPDLKLLISSATLDAEKFSDYFDSAPIFKIPGRRFPVEIHYTKAPEADYLDAAIVTALQIHVTQPPADGDILVFLTGQEEIETAEEILKQRTRGLGTKIAELIICPIYANLPTELQAKIFEPTPEGARKVVLATNIAETSLTIDGIKYVIDPGFCKMKSYNPRTGMESLLVTPVSKASANQRAGRSGRTGPGKCFRLYTAHNYQYDLEDNTVPEIQRTNLANVVLTLKSLGIHDLLNFDFMDPPPAEALLKALELLYALGALNKLGELTKVGRRMAEFPLDPMLSKMIVASDKYKCSDEIISIAAMLSIGNSIFYRPKDKQVHADNARLNFHMGNVGDHIALLKVYSSWKETNFSTQWCYENYIQVRSMKRARDIRDQLEGLLERVEIEVTSNVNDLEAIKKAITSGFFPHSARLQKNGSYRTVKHPQTVHIHPSSGLAQVLPRWVVYHELVLTTKEYMRQVTELKPEWLVEIAPHYYQLKDVEDSTSKKMPRGEGRTS; encoded by the exons ATGATGAGGAGGATGATGCTGGAGGTTCAGTTGGCAATAAGTCTGCTTCTATGGCCACCCAATCCCGGAAAGAAGATAACCGTAATAAAAAGTTCAGGAAGAGGGCTGAGCCTCAGGAAGATGATGAGG GAAGTGGGAAATGGGAAAGAAGAAAGATCTGTGAGAAGACGGACTTCCAAGGATGATAGTGACGGTTCTGAG TCAGAAGAAGAAAGATTGCGTGATCAAAGAGAAAGGGAGGAACTGGAGCGGAACATTAGAGAAAGGGATGCAGCAGGGACCAGAAAG TTGACTGagcaaaaattaacaaaaaaggaGGAAG AAGAGGCAATCCGGAGGTCACAAGCATTGGAGAATGATGAAATTGAAACTCTGAG AAAAGTTTCAAGGCAAgaatatttgaagaaaagaGAGCAAAAGAAGCTTGAGGAACTCAG agatgatattgaagatgagcAATACTTATTTGATGGTGTGAAGCTTACTGAAGCAGAATACCGTGATCTAAG ATAcaagaaagaaatatatgaGCTTGTCAAGAAGCGGACTCAGGATGCTGACGACGTTAATGAG TATAGGATGCCTGAAGCCTACGACCAAGAAGGTGGCGTAAATCAAGAGAAGAGGTTTTCTGTTGCTCTGCAGCGTTACAG GGATCCAAATGCTGCAGAAAAAATGAATCCATTTGCTGAACAAGAAGCATGGGAGGAACATCAGATAG GAAAGGCAACTCTAAAATTTGGGTCAAAAAATCGAAAGCAAAAATCTGATGAGTATCA ATTTGTTTTTGAAGACCAAATTGAGTTCATAAAGGATACAATAATGGATGGTGAAAAT GTTGATCAAGAGTCTTCCATTGAGGAACTCAACAAATCTATTGCCAAATCAGCATTTGACAAACTTCAG GATGATAGGAAAACGTTGCCTGTGTATCCATACAGAGATGAATTGCTTCAAGCTATTAATAATCATCAG GTTCTCGTTATTGTTGGAGAAACTGGTTCTGGAAAGACTACTCAGATACCTCAATATCTTCATGAGGCAGGCTATACCAAGCGCGGAAAG ATCGGATGTACCCAGCCACGTCGAGTTGCTGCTATGAGTGTTGCTGCTCGAGTTTCTCAGGAGATGGGAGTCAAGCTTGGGCACGAG GTTGGTTACTCTATTCGTTTTGAAGACTGTACATCAGAGACAACAGTTTTGAAGTACATGACGGATGGAATGTTGCTGCGGGAATTCCTGGGTGAACCCGATCTTGCTAGTTACAG TGTGGTGATGGTGGATGAGGCCCATGAAAGAACATTGTCAACTGATATTCTGTTTGGCTTGGTCAAG GATATTGCTCGATTTCGTCCTGATCTCAAGTTGCTTATTTCAAGTGCCACTCTGGATGCTGAGAAATTCAGTGACTACTTCGATTCTGCTCCAATTTTTAAAATTCCAGGACGGCGATTTCCTGTTGAGATACATTATACTAAGGCACCAGAGGCTGATTACTTGGATGCAGCAATTGTCACAGCCCTTCAGATTCATGTTACACAACCACCTGCTGATGGTGATATACTGGTATTCTTAACTGGGCAGGAGGAAATTGAAACGGCTGAGGAGATTTTGAAACAAAGAACAAGAGGATTGGGTACAAAAATAGCGGAGTTGATTATATGCCCAATATACGCCAATCTACCAACAGAACTGCAGGCCAAAATATTTGAGCCAACACCTGAAGGGGCACGCAAAGTTGTTCTTGCAACAAATATTGCAGAGACTTCATTGACAATTGATGGAATAAAATACGTTATTGATCCTGGATTTTGTAAGATGAAGTCTTATAACCCTCGCACAGGAATGGAGTCATTACTGGTCACTCCTGTCTCTAAAGCGTCAGCAAATCAACGGGCAGGTCGATCTGGACGAACTGGTCCCGGGAAGTGCTTCCGGTTATATACAGCACATAATTACCAGTATGACTTGGAAGATAATACTGTTCCTGAGATACAAAGGACAAACCTGGCTAATGTTGTGCTTACACTCAAGAGCCTTGGCATTCATGACTTGTTAAACTTTGACTTTATGGACCCACCACCGGCTGAGGCCTTATTGAAAGCCCTGGAATTGCTGTACGCATTAGGTGCACTGAATAAGCTTGGTGAGTTGACAAAGGTGGGAAGAAGAATGGCTGAGTTCCCTCTTGATCCTATGCTGTCAAAGATGATTGTTGCTTCTGACAAGTACAAATGTTCGGACGAGATAATTTCTATTGCAGCAATGCTTTCTATTGGGAATTCAATTTTTTACCGTCCAAAAGATAAACAAGTTCATGCCGACAATGCACGGTTGAATTTTCACATGGGTAATGTTGGAGATCATATTGCACTGCTTAAG GTGTACAGTTCTTGGAAGGAAACCAACTTTTCAACTCAATGGTGCTATGAGAATTATATCCAA GTCAGAAGCATGAAGCGTGCTAGAGACATAAGAGATCAGTTGGAGGGGCTATTGGAAAGGGTTGAGATTGAAGTGACATCCAATGTCAATGATTTGGAAGCTATAAAGAAGGCTATAACATCAGGCTTTTTCCCCCACTCTGCAAGGTTGCAAAAGAATGGATCATATCGAACTGTCAAACATCCGCAGACTGTTCATATTCACCCGAGTTCAGGTTTAGCTCAG GTGCTTCCAAGATGGGTTGTGTACCATGAACTGGTGTTGACAACCAAAGAGTACATGCGGCAG GTAACCGAACTAAAACCAGAATGGCTGGTAGAAATAGCTCCTCACTATTACCAGTTGAAGGATGTTGAAGACT CTACATCAAAGAAAATGCCTCGTGGAGAAGGCCGCACATCGTAG